From a single Vitis vinifera cultivar Pinot Noir 40024 chromosome 18, ASM3070453v1 genomic region:
- the LOC100262599 gene encoding probable ubiquitin-conjugating enzyme E2 18 isoform X1, which yields MTSSSAPSRKVLSKIACNRLQKELVEWQVNPPAGFKHKVTDNLQRWVIEVNGAPGTLYANESYQLQVDFPENYPMEAPQVVFVPPAPLHPHIYSNGHICLDILYDSWSPAMTVSSICISILSMLSSSTVKQRPADNDRYVKNCRNGRSPKETRWWFHDDKV from the exons ATGACTAGTTCATCTGCCCCTTCTCGCAAG GTGTTAAGCAAGATCGCCTGCAATCGCCTCCAGAAAGAGCTGGTGGAATGGCAGGTCAACCCTCCTGCGGGATTCAAGCATAAAGTCACAGATAATCTACAGAG ATGGGTGATCGAAGTCAACGGAGCTCCGGGAACTCTGTACGCCAACGAATCGTACCAGCTTCAAGTGGATTTTCCCGAGAATTACCCCATGGAAGCACCGCAG GTTGTTTTTGTCCCGCCAGCTCCTCTGCATCCTCACATATACAGCAATGGGCATATCTGTTTAG ATATTCTATATGATTCATGGTCCCCAGCCATGACAGTTAGTTCAATCTGTATCAGCATACTCTCCATGTTATCGAGCTCAACTGTGAAG CAACGCCCTGCAGATAATGACCGCTATGTGAAAAATTGTCGGAATGGCAGATCTCCCAAGGAGACTAGATGGTGGTTCCATGATGATAAAGTGTAA
- the LOC100262599 gene encoding probable ubiquitin-conjugating enzyme E2 18 isoform X2, protein MTSSSAPSRKVLSKIACNRLQKELVEWQVNPPAGFKHKVTDNLQRWVIEVNGAPGTLYANESYQLQVDFPENYPMEAPQVVFVPPAPLHPHIYSNGHICLGKSYTSVDSPGCITIANSNTGHLLKSYELDIS, encoded by the exons ATGACTAGTTCATCTGCCCCTTCTCGCAAG GTGTTAAGCAAGATCGCCTGCAATCGCCTCCAGAAAGAGCTGGTGGAATGGCAGGTCAACCCTCCTGCGGGATTCAAGCATAAAGTCACAGATAATCTACAGAG ATGGGTGATCGAAGTCAACGGAGCTCCGGGAACTCTGTACGCCAACGAATCGTACCAGCTTCAAGTGGATTTTCCCGAGAATTACCCCATGGAAGCACCGCAG GTTGTTTTTGTCCCGCCAGCTCCTCTGCATCCTCACATATACAGCAATGGGCATATCTGTTTAG GCAAGAGTTATACATCAGTGGACTCTCCAGGATGCATTACAATTGCAAATTCCAATACTGGTCACCTTTTAAAATCCTATGAACTTGATATCAGCTGA
- the LOC100267760 gene encoding cytokinin dehydrogenase 5: MAPKLLLTFVIYRLISTVGLTLDPTDLLRLEVDGHLSVDPSDVKTASVDFGMMNRAEPLAVLHPSSAEDVARLVGAAYGSAHGLSVSARGHGHSINGQAQTSSGVVIEMSASKGVRQWGLPRVSEQSRYVDAWGGELWIDVLKTTLEHGLAPKSWTDYLYLSVGGTLSNAGISGQAFNHGPQISNVYELDVVTGKGELLTCSEEQNSELFHAVLGGLGQFGIITRARIGLEPAPQRVRWIRVLYSNFSTFTKDQEYLISLHGQPPNQKFDYVEGFVIVDEGLINNWRSSFFSPRNPVKISSFGTNGGVLYCLEVTKNYHESTADTIDQDVEALLKRLDFIPSSVFTTDLPYVDFLDRVHKAELKLRSKGLWDVPHPWLNLFVPRSRIADFDEGVFKGILGNKTSGPILIYPMNKNKWDDRTSVVTPEEDVFYLVALLRSALDSGDEAQSLEYLSNQNRQILRFCDDAGIKVKQYLPHYTTQEDWVDHFGDDKWTLFSKRKMDFDPRRILATGQRIFKPMAASSW; encoded by the exons ATGGCGCCGAAGCTTCTGCTGACGTTTGTTATATACCGTTTAATCTCCACCGTCGGGTTGACCTTAGACCCCACCGACCTCCTTCGACTAGAAGTCGACGGTCACTTGAGCGTCGACCCCTCCGACGTGAAAACGGCTTCCGTGGACTTCGGAATGATGAACCGAGCGGAGCCATTGGCGGTTCTTCACCCGAGTTCAGCGGAGGATGTAGCTCGACTCGTCGGAGCGGCTTACGGGTCGGCTCATGGGTTGAGTGTGTCGGCGAGAGGGCATGGGCATTCCATTAATGGGCAGGCGCAGACGAGTAGCGGAGTGGTGATTGAGATGAGTGCGTCAAAGGGTGTGAGGCAGTGGGGTTTGCCTCGTGTTTCAGAGCAGTCGAGGTATGTGGACGCGTGGGGTGGAGAGCTGTGGATAGATGTGCTGAAGACCACACTAGAGCACGGGCTTGCACCAAAATCATGGACTGATTACTTGTATCTCTCCGTGGGTGGAACCCTTTCGAATGCTGGGATTAGCGGACAAGCTTTCAATCATGGACCGCAGATTAGCAATGTCTATGAACTCGATGTTGTCACAG GCAAAGGCGAGCTCTTGACATGCTCAGAAGAACAAAACTCAGAACTGTTCCATGCTGTTCTAGGTGGTCTGGGGCAATTTGGGATTATCACCAGAGCAAGAATAGGTCTGGAACCAGCTCCTCAGAGG GTGAGGTGGATCCGAGTACTGTACTCCAATTTTTCGACATTTACCAAGGACCAAGAGTATCTCATATCCCTGCATGGACAGCCACCTAACCAGAAATTCGACTATGTTGAGGGCTTTGTTATAGTTGATGAAGGCCTTATCAACAACTGGAGGTCCTCCTTTTTCTCCCCTCGCAACCCTGTTAAAATCTCCTCTTTTGGAACTAACGGGGGTGTGCTCTACTGCTTAGAGGTCACCAAGAACTACCATGAATCCACTGCCGATACTATTGACCAG GATGTAGAGGCTCTGCTGAAGAGACTAGATTTTATTCCGTCATCGGTCTTCACAACGGATCTTCCATATGTGGATTTCCTGGACCGGGTTCACAAGGCGGAGCTGAAGCTCCGGTCGAAGGGTTTGTGGGACGTGCCGCACCCTTGGCTCAACCTTTTTGTCCCCAGATCAAGGATTGCTGACTTCGATGAAGGCGTATTCAAGGGCATTTTGGGGAATAAGACAAGTGGCCCCATCCTCATCTACCCTATGAACAAAAACAA GTGGGACGACCGCACATCGGTGGTTACGCCAGAGGAGGACGTGTTTTACCTTGTGGCGCTGCTGCGGTCAGCTTTGGATTCCGGAGACGAGGCCCAGAGTTTGGAGTATCTCAGCAATCAGAACCGTCAGATCCTCAGATTCTGTGACGATGCTGGGATCAAGGTGAAGCAGTATCTGCCTCACTACACCACGCAAGAGGACTGGGTGGACCACTTTGGTGATGACAAGTGGACTTTGTTTTCCAAGAGAAAGATGGACTTCGACCCCCGGCGTATTCTAGCCACCGGCCAGCGCATTTTTAAACCCATGGCGGCTTCTTCTTGGTGA